Within the Nitrosococcus wardiae genome, the region TACGGGTACGGAGATCCTGTCCGATATCACGACCATCATCGGCACGGCCAAAGCGGAAGGCAAATAAAACAACAGATTTAGAAAAAAAAATAGTTTCGGTAAACTTTTCCTTCCCCTCCGCATCCTTATTCCAGAATAAGGGCTTATCATAACCTCGCTCCCGCTTCCAAGCCTCTATGGCTTCCTGGGTGACCCGCTTAGTTCCCAGATGCACCCGGGCCATGTCATCCGGGCTGTTAATTCCAAAAAACAAAATAAAGGTCAAAATATTGATCCCGACTAGAATCGGAATAGCATACAAGATACGACGAATAATATAAGCAAGCATATTTATTCAAGGTTATAAGGTAGAAGGATGGGAACTATACTCTAGCCATACAACCCATTATGCTATTTTAAAGATCCCGTATTCAATAAGCCCCCTCCAGCGCCATTGGCGTCCGGGGACACTTGGCCCAAAAGAAGCGTCCGTCCTTCTCATCATAGTGGAGGTTTAATTCTCCAGTCATTCATAAAATATTCGATTTACAATCTAAAGGATGTGAAGACAATGAACTTGCAAGAATTCAAAAATCTACTAGCCGCAAATAATCCACCTCAGGATATCCCTTTACCACTTCAGGCCTTATGGTATGAGGCTAAGGGGGATTGGGATCACGCCCATCATCTTGCCCAATCAGCGGGGGATGCGACAGGGGCTTGGGTCCATGCCTATCTGCATCGAAAGGAAGGGGATCTTTCAAATGCTGCCTACTGGTATTCTCGCGCTGGCAAAACCGTCTCCCAGTTGCCTTGGGATGCAGAATGGGAAGAAATCACCCAAGCATTGCTGCAACAACAGATCTAAAGAATCACTATGAAAGCGATATCATCAAAATCGTGGTTTTGGCTTGCGATAGTAGGGTTCTTGGCAATTGGAGGAGAAAGTCCTGCCTTTGGGGAGGAAACCCGTATCATGATTCGAGCGCGTGCTGTTGATGCTAAATTTATTGGCAGTAGTGTCGGCGGAATGCGCGCTGTGGTAGAAAACGTAGAAACTGGTGCAATCCTTGCTCAAGGGCAGATTCGAGGAGACACCGGCGATACGGATTTATTAATGAGAACCCCTCCTGAACGGGGCCAACGAATAACCACTAAAACCACAGCTGGCTATCTAGCTACAGTGGATATTGAGCGGCCCCGCCTGCTACGTTTTCGAGTATGGGGGCCCACTGGTGCCCGTCAATCCCAACAAGAAGCCACGGTGACCTCTTGGGTGATTCCCGGCAAGGACATTATTGGCGATGGTATTATCATTAATTTACCCGGTTTCATTGTCGATGCCTGGACTCGAGTATCAGCAGGGGGCCAAACCGATATTTATGGGAAGATCACAATGATGTGTGGCTGTCCCATTATGGGTGATGGCCTATGGCCACCAGAGAAATTTGAAGTCAAAGCTCTCTTGATGCAAAACGGCAAAAAATTACGAGAAATTGCCCTCCCCTTTACCGGTTCTGTCAACCTTTTCCAAGGGAAAACAGTGATTGAAGAGCCGGGGACTTATGAGGTGGTCGTCTATTCCTACGATAAAGCGACAGGGAATACGGGGGCAAACCAAACAATGCTCCAAATCACCGCCCAGTAAACCCTGGCCAGGATACCAAGATAAATATCGATAACAAAGGATTTTGCCAAAGTGCCCGCACTACAAGCGAGGCGAAGATGTCTTCAGAAAAAACAACTACGATAGCCGTCCCTCGGCCTAGCAGAGGCCGACGGCTCAAATTTAAAGCCCTCGCCTTAAAAGTGCTTTCGGGACCCGATGCAGGATTAGAACTCACCCTGTCCTTGCCCATAATAAGGATCGGCACCGCCCTCGATAATGACCTCATCTTGCACGACCGCTCAGTGTCCCGACACCATGCCGAGATCCGCTCAACGCCAGAGGGGTATCTCTTTCGTGATCTCGGCTCAACGAATGGCTCCTTTATCGAATCTCTTCGGGTAACCGAAGCTATTCTTGGTATGGAGGTCACAGGCATGCTGGGCAGAACGCAAATCCTATTGCGCCAACTCACAGAAGAGCATGAAATAGCCGTAGCCCAGGAGAATCAACTGGGCCCCTTAGTGGGGGGGAGCCAACCGATGCGTGAACTCTATGGCTTCTTGCGAGCGGTCGCCCCCACCCTCACGACTCTACTTATCCAAGGTGAATCCGGATCGGGAAAAGAACTGGTCGCCCGTACTCTGCACCACCTCTCTCGCCGCAACGGCCCTTTCGTCGTCTTTGATGCCTCCGTAACCGATAGAGAGCTTATCCGCAGCGACCTGTTTGGACATACCAAAGGAGCTTTTACTGGCGCCGCCGGTAGTCGAGAAGGCGCTTTTCGCAAGGCGAATCAGGGAACATTGTTTATCGATGAAATCGGCGAGCTTCCCCTTGAGCTGCAACCCCGGCTCTTGAGAGCCCTAGAAAATCGTGAGGTGACCCCCCTGGGTTCAGACCAACCTGTTCGGGTCGATGTGCGCGTCATTGCAGCCACCCACCGCAATCTTGCCGCCATGGTCCAAGCAGGCACTTTCCGCGCTGACCTATTTTATCGCCTTTCTGTCATTATTATCGACGTCCCTCCCCTACGGGATATTCCTGAAGACATCCCGCTGCTGGTGCAACACTTTCTCAAGCAACGGGGCCTTGACTGCCACCTCACTCCCGCCGCCTTAAAGGCGCTGCAAACTTACTCCTGGCCTGGAAATATCCGAGAACTTCGCAATGTCCTGGAACGCGCTGCTGCTTTGACTAAAGGAAATCCTATTCACCCCCAAGACCTCCACTTTCTCCCCCTTGCAACTGCTGAAAGATCCTCCTCTAAACCTCCCCCTTCCCAGCCGCCCGCTGGCTCTCAACTCAAAACTTTAGAGCGGCAGATGATCCAAGAAGCCCTGGCGCGAAACCGATACAATAAGGCCGCCACCGCTCGGGAATTAGGCATCTCACTTTCCACTTTGAAGCGCCGGCTAAAAGAATACGCAATCCCATTCCAAAAGCAGCCTTAATACCCGGGAAATGCCATAAAAAGCGGGTCAGATTGACCTCGCCGGTTCACTTTGAACCGGTTCATATTGCTCCTAGAGCAGCATGAGGCCTTATAGGGGAAAAGGAAATATCGCCCCGGCCCCCTTCTTCACCCACTATCTTCTTCTCTTCTCCAGATTTGGGCTCTATTGGAATGCATTCTGCATATGCACTTATAGAGTTAAGAGCAATTACAGGTAAAGTGATGCTATGAGTCCCAAACAAAGCCAACGGTCAACCACCATATGCTGTACAACGGGCCGAAAATTTTACTTCTTATTTAAGTTAATTCCTTGATTAACTGATGTATTATACTTTTAATTTGCTATGGCGATATGACTGCCTTAGTCGCAAGGATAACCCCCCGAGGCAAGGGGCTGTATCTATGCGGGAGAGTAGAGAAATGCGGGCTCAAACCCAAAAATTAGTGCTTCATCGTTTACTCTCCATCGCTTATCCTGAGTACCAAAACGGTATGCTTAACCTCGTATTGCTATGGCTTATTGTCGGCATTTGTTTACTTATTTTGCCCTCTTGCGCCAATTTGGGTGGCCCCGCCTACCAACGCCCGGAGCTTCCCGTTAAAAAGGAATGGTCACGGGGCACCTCGACAGCAGAAGCAATACGATTGGACTGGTGGACTGCCTTTGGCGATCCCTACCTTGACAGTCTGATCGAAAAAGCGATTGCCCAAAGCATCGACCTTAAAATATTAGCTGCCCGCAGCGAAGTTGCAGAAGTGGCCATCGAGCAAGCAAGAGCGGGGGCACTACCCACCGTAAATTTAGGATTTGGAGTAAACACCCAGAAGGTTACCGGACAATCTTCAACCACCCAGTACAACGCCGCCAGCGCACTGAACTGGGAACTGGATATCTGGGGCAAGTTTAGAAAGGGTGTTAAGGCGCAAACGGCTGCTTATAAAACCACCGAGGCAGATTGGCGAGCAGGATATTTAACGTTAGTCTCCAATGTTGCCACCTCCTATTTCCAAATTCGCCAATTCGATGAACAAATCCAGCGGCAACAAGCCTACTTGAACCAGAATGAGGAAATCTTAGCCATCTATGAGTCCATGCATCAAGAAGGGCTCATTCCCGAAACCCAGATATTGCAACAGAAAGCAGAAATTAGCCGACTGAACACGGGGCTGCTAGAACTCCATCGCTTACGCACCGTCACTGAAAATGCCCTAGCCACATTGCTTGGAATTCCCGCCGGTGAACTGCAAGTTCCCCGTAGTTATCTCCAGGACAGCGTAGATATCATTGGCGTACCTTCAGGTCTACCGGCAGACCTCTTATCACGGCGGCCCGATATTATCGCTGCAGAATACCGTATTCTTCAAGCCCATGAACTCTCTGGTCAGGCGAAGTTAGCCAAGCTTCCCTCCATCACATTGACAGCCAGAGGGGGCACCGCTAGCTTTGAGTTGACTGATTTAATGAAAATGTGGACTTTTGGAATTATGCCGTCCATCAATTTTCCTATCTTTGATCCCAACATTAATGCGCGAATCAAAGTAAGCAAGGCTGAAGCTAAAGTAGCTGCGGAGAAATATCGCCGCACGGTATTCCAGGCCTTTGAAGAAGTTGAAAATGCACTCACGAATTTGGCAAGCCGAAAAGAACAAAAAAGAGAATTAGAGCAACAAATTGTCGATCTAAAAATTGTCTCGGATCAGATCCAGGCCCAATTGGAGGAAGGCTTAATATCTCAACTGCAGGTTTTTGAGATTCAACGATCCTTACTAGCGGCAGAACTGGCCATGCTCAGCAATTATCAACAAATTCTATCCAGCACTGTCACCCTATATAAAGCGCTAGGAGGTGGTTGGCCAAAGACGAATATCCAGCAATCCCTTCAATAGGGTGAAGCACTCATCACCATTATCTTATAGTCAATGACCTATGTACGCCGTCGCAGAAAAAAGATTAAATGTTGCACTCAAGCCCTTGTCTCATCCCGAGCTAGGCAAAATCCTCGTAGAGGAGTCTTTATTTCCTATTGGCCGCAATGAGGCACCTTTTTCAACCTATCCACGGGATTTGATTGCCGCACTTTCCCGACGCCATGCGCGAATATTTAAGGAAAATAATAGGGTTTATCTTGCCGATCTGGGTTCCCATAATGGGACCACTGTCAATGGTAACCCTATTTGCAACACTCCCCTAGAACTTCACTCTGGTGACCAAATATGTTTTGCCGGCATACTGACTTATCAGGCGGATATAGTCCAGTATAACTCTCCCCATGCTGCCTCAGAACCTATAACTCCTTCCATTCGCCTTACTCTTGTCCCGCACCGAACAGATACCAACCTTGCTTCCATTGTGATTTCCCAGTTCCCGTTTCTAGTTAGCAAAACCAACGAAATTTTTCTGCGGTACAAAGATCAACACCCACAAGAAGTTAATTTTATTTCCCGGCGTCATGCCCATTTTTTTTAAAAGAGGGTGCTCTCTACGTTGAAGACCTAGGAAGCACCAACGGAACCTTTGTTTCAGGCAGCCGCTTAGATGAGCATGCAAGGCACCTTAACAATGGCGATACAATTGCCTTTGGTGGAAATCATTTTGTTTATACGATAGCCATGGAGGGCTCTGAGGATCAGGAGCTCAAAATATCCGACCGACCCTCATATTCCACAAACCGGGTCGATCGACTCCATCCAGAACCAGCAAAAACAACTTTTGTAGCCTCCGCGACTTCTTTTTTGGATATTTTTTGCATTGACGAGGAGAAAGCCGGCAATCAACCTACAAACGGTGAAGATAGCAGTTCTGCTGCTAGCACTCATTCTTCCCAATCTTCTGCCAAAGACCAACCATCAATAAGCAACACCACCCCAAGATGGATTAGAAAAGCAAAAATTTTTCTTTCAGAAGTAAATAATGAACTTTCAGAAAAAGATCCCAAGAAAAGAAAACGATTTCGTATCATTTTAGCAACTACCGCCGGAACGCTTATTCTTGCAGTAGGCGTTTACCTGACGAGCAACCACCAACAGGAAATTGAAGAACTGCTCGAACAGGGTCATTATGGAGAAGCCGTTTCTCTAGCCAACGAGTACTTAGAAAAGAATCCTGAGAACAAAGAAATTAAAGATCTGGCAACAGAAAGTTTGCTTAAATCAATAATGCCTGACTGGATAGCACAACTTGACAACCATGCCTTTGCAAACGCGAATGGGATAGTAGAGCAGGCTAAGTATCAGAACCCGCTTAATAGCGATCTCCTACCTATGCTAAAGCTATTAGGCTGGATCGTCGACATGGAAGAATTTATTTATAAACGTGGCGGCCTTGATACACCGATTACCATCTATAAGCATGAAAATTCAATCAACTCCTTAATTGAGCGGTGGGATAGCGAACGGACAAACAACCGTCGCTTAATGACTCATATCCTTACTCTAGCTCCGGAGTTTAAATCCGTATATAACCAAATTTTTAGCTCTCTACGAACCTTACAAAACGAGAAGGCAGCTTATCTTACTGCAATCGAGAAATTAAAGACCACCATAAAAGAAAAACTTGAATTCAACAAGGCAAAGGAGCTTACATCCATATTTAAGGAGTTCTCTGATAAATACCCCCGCATTAACGGTATTGATAATCTGCAATCTGATCTGGAAAAGTACCTCACGTTCCAAGCGGATATCGGCCAAACCAACGCTATTCATATTTCCAAAAAAATTAAGACATTAGCACCCATTACTCCACCATTTAAAGAAAAGTTAGCTGAGTTGCAAGCTGCTGTCATGTTGCCCCCTAAAATCAATGAGCAATTTCAACAGGCGTCTGAAGCCTGGCAGTCAGGGCAGATACGGCAGTCACTGTCACTGTTAAAAAGCCTAAACCATGGGGAATGGACAGAGCTAGCAAGCCAAAGGCTACAGCGAAATACACAAATTCTTCGGAATTTTCTTACCTTAAAAGAGGCACAGGAGAGCGATAATTATAGAGAACACTTATTCACCTTCTATAATTCTTTAGATCCTGAACAAGATATCTATTTTCACGCCTTCTTGCCGAAGATTTTAAATACCATAAAGAGAAAGCTCTGGCTAAAGCGCAAGAAATAATAGCCAGAGCCCAAAAACAATGGTCCACTTATCTAGAAGAAGGAGGGATTGAGGGCATTCATCAACTCGAGACTACTATATCAGATACTTTTAGAGTACGGTCTCACCTGTTAACCCAGGCTCATAATTATTTGGCCGAAGCCATGCATACTTATAAATTAATACAGCTTGATTTCCCCGCTGAGGCCAAAGTCCTCTACCAGAAAATTATCCGAGAAATTAGATTACAACGGCAATCATTAAGGGAATTAAGTATGGTATTAGACAATGCTTTGCTAGAAGCCAAACTCAAGCTCATTGTGGAGCCTTCTTATAGTAATCAATAGGATAATGCACCACAAAGCTATCATTACCGTTGCGATCCTTCATTGATAACAGAAAGCTACCCTAAGAGGCGACTATGAGTTCAAAAGAACGCAGCTATAAAAGCTTTCCTGAGGCTTTAGGAGAGCATAGTACCGAGGGCATTGCCATATTGACCTCTGAGCCTTCACGTCTCATGGGAGCCACGATCGGTGTTTTGGTCGCACTGCTGCTTGCCGGTATCATCTGGTCTTTTGTAGGGCGAGCAGATGTGATCGTCACTACCCACGGTTCTCTAAGTCCAGACTCTGAAGCACGCCGCTTTTATGCTCCTATTGGTGGTGAAATCGTGGATATTTATATGGCTGAGGGACAACCCGTACTCAAAGGTGATGTCCTCGCCCGTCTTAATGCACGGGGAGCCATTGAAGCAGCAACAAACGCCCTGGATGCAGAACTCAAACTTGCAGAAGTAGAACGGGAATACAAGGCATGGCCTGAGCGAAAAAGCCTACTCATGCGTCAAGCCGAAGCCCTTAAAAAACAAATTGCCATTGCTGAAGAACGCCATAAAAAGCGGGTATCGGAGGTCCTAAGGAAACTGGCCGAGGCCCAAAAAGCAAGACTAGAAGAAGCACGAGGAACACTTGATAAAGCAGCAAGGCAACTGGAAATCGCCAAACGCAAATGGGAAAAATATAAGCGACTATTCAATAATCCGGGAGGAGGAGGCGTTTCAAAAAATCAAGTTGAAGAAAAGAAAAGTGATTATCTTTCCGCCGCAACCAATTATCGGATCGCTAAAGCTCAGTTTGGAAAACTAGATTATGAATTGAGCAATGAGTATTCACAAGCCAAATC harbors:
- a CDS encoding efflux transporter outer membrane subunit, giving the protein MRAQTQKLVLHRLLSIAYPEYQNGMLNLVLLWLIVGICLLILPSCANLGGPAYQRPELPVKKEWSRGTSTAEAIRLDWWTAFGDPYLDSLIEKAIAQSIDLKILAARSEVAEVAIEQARAGALPTVNLGFGVNTQKVTGQSSTTQYNAASALNWELDIWGKFRKGVKAQTAAYKTTEADWRAGYLTLVSNVATSYFQIRQFDEQIQRQQAYLNQNEEILAIYESMHQEGLIPETQILQQKAEISRLNTGLLELHRLRTVTENALATLLGIPAGELQVPRSYLQDSVDIIGVPSGLPADLLSRRPDIIAAEYRILQAHELSGQAKLAKLPSITLTARGGTASFELTDLMKMWTFGIMPSINFPIFDPNINARIKVSKAEAKVAAEKYRRTVFQAFEEVENALTNLASRKEQKRELEQQIVDLKIVSDQIQAQLEEGLISQLQVFEIQRSLLAAELAMLSNYQQILSSTVTLYKALGGGWPKTNIQQSLQ
- a CDS encoding FHA domain-containing protein, translated to MYAVAEKRLNVALKPLSHPELGKILVEESLFPIGRNEAPFSTYPRDLIAALSRRHARIFKENNRVYLADLGSHNGTTVNGNPICNTPLELHSGDQICFAGILTYQADIVQYNSPHAASEPITPSIRLTLVPHRTDTNLASIVISQFPFLVSKTNEIFLRYKDQHPQEVNFISRRHAHFF
- a CDS encoding sigma 54-interacting transcriptional regulator, whose amino-acid sequence is MSSEKTTTIAVPRPSRGRRLKFKALALKVLSGPDAGLELTLSLPIIRIGTALDNDLILHDRSVSRHHAEIRSTPEGYLFRDLGSTNGSFIESLRVTEAILGMEVTGMLGRTQILLRQLTEEHEIAVAQENQLGPLVGGSQPMRELYGFLRAVAPTLTTLLIQGESGSGKELVARTLHHLSRRNGPFVVFDASVTDRELIRSDLFGHTKGAFTGAAGSREGAFRKANQGTLFIDEIGELPLELQPRLLRALENREVTPLGSDQPVRVDVRVIAATHRNLAAMVQAGTFRADLFYRLSVIIIDVPPLRDIPEDIPLLVQHFLKQRGLDCHLTPAALKALQTYSWPGNIRELRNVLERAAALTKGNPIHPQDLHFLPLATAERSSSKPPPSQPPAGSQLKTLERQMIQEALARNRYNKAATARELGISLSTLKRRLKEYAIPFQKQP
- a CDS encoding biotin/lipoyl-binding protein — its product is MSSKERSYKSFPEALGEHSTEGIAILTSEPSRLMGATIGVLVALLLAGIIWSFVGRADVIVTTHGSLSPDSEARRFYAPIGGEIVDIYMAEGQPVLKGDVLARLNARGAIEAATNALDAELKLAEVEREYKAWPERKSLLMRQAEALKKQIAIAEERHKKRVSEVLRKLAEAQKARLEEARGTLDKAARQLEIAKRKWEKYKRLFNNPGGGGVSKNQVEEKKSDYLSAATNYRIAKAQFGKLDYELSNEYSQAKS